From a region of the Capricornis sumatraensis isolate serow.1 chromosome 22, serow.2, whole genome shotgun sequence genome:
- the ATP6V1G2 gene encoding V-type proton ATPase subunit G 2 isoform X1, protein MASQSQGIQQLLQAEKRAAEKVADARKRKARRLKQAKEEAQMEVDQYRREREQEFQSKQQAAMGSQGNLSAEVEQATRRQVQGMQSSQQRNRERVLAQLLGMVCDVRPQVHPNYRIAA, encoded by the exons ATGGCCAGTCAATCCCAGGGTATCCAGCAGCTCCTGCAAGCCGAGAAGCGGGCGGCTGAGAAGGTGGCAGATGCCAGAAAGA GGAAGGCCCGGCGTCTGAAGCAGGCAAAGGAGGAGGCACAAATGGAGGTGGACCAGTAccgcagagagagagagcaagaattCCAGAGCAAGCAGCAGGCA GCCATGGGCTCCCAAGGGAACTTGTCAGCTGAGGTGGAGCAGGCTACAAGGCGCCAGGTGCAGGGCATGCAGAGCTCCCAGCAAAGAAACCGTGAACGTGTCCTGGCCCAGCTTCTCGGCATGGTCTGTGACGTCAGGCCCCAGGTCCACCCCAACTACCGGATTGCTGCCTAG
- the ATP6V1G2 gene encoding V-type proton ATPase subunit G 2 isoform X2 has translation MASQSQGIQQLLQAEKRAAEKVADARKRKARRLKQATRRQVQGMQSSQQRNRERVLAQLLGMVCDVRPQVHPNYRIAA, from the exons ATGGCCAGTCAATCCCAGGGTATCCAGCAGCTCCTGCAAGCCGAGAAGCGGGCGGCTGAGAAGGTGGCAGATGCCAGAAAGA GGAAGGCCCGGCGTCTGAAGCAG GCTACAAGGCGCCAGGTGCAGGGCATGCAGAGCTCCCAGCAAAGAAACCGTGAACGTGTCCTGGCCCAGCTTCTCGGCATGGTCTGTGACGTCAGGCCCCAGGTCCACCCCAACTACCGGATTGCTGCCTAG